In a genomic window of Fusarium verticillioides 7600 chromosome 11, whole genome shotgun sequence:
- a CDS encoding gluconolactonase, whose product MSTKRGTSTTKGRDDSGRQGTSKTQKSSILTPTTMAIGVLAIGVMIPYSLGLFGEAQAKPTAIDPAKLPATAQIIDQKSFNVLEHVPPPKEANATTRFLWPGVTYESLTERPFHVYDAEFLNIIGGNPTLTLLATSEKDPIFHEAVVWNPPTEEVFFVQNAGDPDAGTGLAKSSVIQKISLAEAEALKNGSHTESQVKITVVDSDPQVINPNGGTNYKGQIIFAGEGQGDEIPSALYLMNPEAPYNTTRLVNNFFGRQFNSLNDVSVNPRNGDIYFTDTMYGYWQYFRPVPGLQNQVYRFDPDTGALTVVADGFVAPNGLTFSPDGLHAYVTDTGISNGLFGQNYTRPASIYRFDVQNDGTWDNRKTFAFTAARLPDGIHCDSKGNVYAGCGDGVHVWNQSGKLIGKIYTGINAANFQFAGKGRMVIMGRTKLFYATIAASGAPLS is encoded by the exons ATGTCGACAAAGCGGGGtacatcaacaacaaagggTCGAGATGACTCTGGACGTCAAGGAACGAGCAAAACACAGAAAAGCTCAATTCTGACTCCTACCACTATGGCCATCGGAGTACTTGCCATTGGTGTCATGATTCCCTATAGTCTCGGCCTCTTCGGTGAGGCTCAGGCAAAGCCTACTGCCATTGACCCTGCCAAGCTACCAGCTACGGCCCAGATAATCGACCAGAAAAGCTTCAATGTTCTGGAGCATGTCCCTCCACCGAAAGAAGCCAATGCTACTACT AGGTTCCTCTGGCCAGGAGTTACCTATGAATCCCTTACTGAACGACCATTCCATGTTTATGATGCGGAGTTCCTCAATATAATTGGAGGCAATCCAACATTGACTCTTCTCGCTACTTCAGAGAAAGATCCCATCTTTCATGAAGCTGTTGTATG GAACCCTCCGACTGAAGAAGTTTTCTTTGTACAGAACGCAGGTGATCCAGACGCTGGAACAGGACTTGCAAAGTCATCTGTCATCCAAAAGATTTCTTTGgccgaagctgaagctctgaaGAATGGATCGCACACGGAGAGCCAAGTCAAGATTACGGTCGTTGACTCTGATCCCCAAGTCATCAACCCCAACG GTGGAACGAACTATAAGGGCCAGATCATCTTCGCAGGTGAGGGGCAAGGCGATGAGATACCTTCAGCTTTATATCTGATGAACCCTGAAGCACCGTACAATACTACAA GGCTTGTGAACAACTTCTTTGGCAGGCAATTCAACTCCCTTAACGATGTCTCTGTCAATCCACGCAACGGTGATATTTACTTCACAGATACCATGTATGGCTACTGGCAGTACTTTCGTCCTGTGCCTGGACTGCAAAACCAAGTCTATCGCTTCGACCCAGATACTGGAGCGTTGACCGTTGTTGCGGATGGCTTCGTCGCTCCAAATG GACTCACTTTCTCGCCTGATGGACTTCACGCTTATGTTACAGATACTGGCATAAGCAATGGACTATTCGGGCAGAACTACACTCGTCCCGCCTCTAT TTACCGATTCGATGTACAAAACGATGGTACATGGGACAACCGTAAGACATTTGCCTTCACAGCAGCTCGTCTACCTGATG GAATTCACTGTGATTCTAAAGGCAACGTCTACGCGGGCTGCGGCGATGGCGTGCATGTCTGGAATCAATCCGGAAAGCTTATTGGGAAGATTTACACAGGAATCAATGCAGCCAACTTCCAATTCGCTGGTAAGGGACGTATGGTTATCATGGGGAGGACAAAACTGTTCTATGCTACTattgctgcttctggagcACCATTAAGTTGA